In Bacillus sp. Marseille-Q1617, a genomic segment contains:
- the sufC gene encoding Fe-S cluster assembly ATPase SufC, whose product MAGSTLTIKDLHVEIEGKEILKGVNLEIKGGEIHAVMGPNGTGKSTLSSAIMGHPKYEVTKGSITFDGEDVLEMEVDERARVGLFLAMQYPSEISGVTNADFLRSAINSRREEGDEISLMKFIRKMDSEMEYLEMDPDMAQRYLNEGFSGGEKKRNEILQLMLLQPKIAILDEIDSGLDIDALKVVSKGINKMRGEDFGCLIITHYQRLLNYITPDHVHVMMQGRIVKSGGAELAQRLEAEGYDWIKEELGIKDETVGQEA is encoded by the coding sequence ATGGCAGGTTCTACTTTAACAATTAAAGATCTTCATGTTGAGATTGAAGGAAAGGAAATCCTTAAAGGGGTTAACCTTGAAATTAAAGGTGGAGAAATCCACGCAGTAATGGGACCAAATGGTACAGGTAAATCTACTTTATCTTCTGCGATCATGGGTCACCCTAAGTATGAAGTCACTAAAGGAAGCATTACGTTTGACGGTGAAGACGTGCTTGAAATGGAAGTAGACGAGCGTGCACGAGTAGGTCTATTCCTTGCTATGCAGTACCCAAGTGAAATCAGCGGTGTAACAAATGCTGACTTTTTACGTTCTGCAATCAACAGCCGCCGCGAAGAAGGCGATGAGATTTCACTAATGAAATTCATCCGCAAAATGGATTCTGAAATGGAATATCTTGAAATGGATCCGGATATGGCACAGCGTTACCTGAACGAAGGTTTCTCCGGCGGTGAGAAGAAACGTAATGAAATTCTTCAATTGATGCTTCTTCAGCCAAAGATCGCAATCCTTGATGAGATTGATTCAGGCCTTGATATCGATGCCCTTAAAGTTGTTTCCAAAGGAATCAACAAAATGCGCGGAGAAGATTTCGGCTGCTTGATCATCACTCACTATCAGCGTCTTCTTAACTACATCACACCGGATCATGTCCACGTGATGATGCAGGGCCGCATTGTAAAATCAGGCGGAGCAGAATTAGCTCAGCGTCTTGAGGCGGAAGGGTATGACTGGATCAAGGAAGAGTTAGGAATCAAAGACGAAACTGTTGGCCAAGAAGCGTAA
- the sufD gene encoding Fe-S cluster assembly protein SufD codes for MTVETKLSVDQDYVSSFSKQLGEPEWLTTLRTDAFNKMKDLSLPVADKTKITNWNFTSFQKHSVESDSFSSLSELPEEAKALVDLESKDQSLYIQRNNTPAYLSLSSELKDKGVIFTDIFTAVKEHSEIVQKYFMTEGVKTDEHKLTALHAALMNGGAFLYIPKNVELADPIQAVYVHDNAEVAMFNHVLVVAEDNSSVTYVENYISTTDVEDGIYNIVTEVVANNNAKVAYGAVDNLASGLTTYVNRRGVAARDARIEWALGLMNDGDTVSENVTNLMGDGSFADTKTVVVGRGKQKQNFTTKVVHFGKNSEGYILKHGVMKDEASSIFNGIGKIEHGASKSNAEQESRVLMLSEKARGDANPILLIDEDDVTAGHAASVGRVDPLQLYYLMSRGIPQKEAERLVIHGFLAPVVNQLPIEGVKKQLVEVIERKVN; via the coding sequence ATGACTGTAGAAACGAAACTATCAGTAGATCAGGACTATGTCAGCTCCTTCTCAAAGCAGCTTGGAGAGCCAGAATGGTTAACAACCCTTCGTACAGATGCCTTTAACAAAATGAAGGATCTTAGCCTACCGGTTGCTGATAAAACGAAAATCACGAACTGGAATTTCACTTCTTTCCAGAAGCATTCGGTTGAAAGTGATTCGTTTTCCTCATTGAGTGAGCTGCCAGAAGAAGCAAAAGCACTAGTTGACTTAGAAAGCAAAGATCAAAGCTTATATATCCAAAGAAACAATACACCTGCATATCTTTCACTATCCAGCGAATTAAAGGATAAGGGTGTCATTTTCACAGATATCTTTACAGCAGTGAAAGAGCACAGCGAAATTGTTCAAAAGTATTTCATGACAGAAGGCGTGAAAACGGATGAGCACAAGCTTACAGCACTTCATGCAGCATTGATGAATGGCGGAGCGTTCCTTTACATTCCAAAGAACGTAGAATTGGCTGATCCGATTCAAGCAGTTTATGTTCACGACAACGCTGAAGTTGCCATGTTCAACCACGTATTGGTTGTGGCGGAAGATAACAGCTCAGTGACGTATGTAGAAAACTATATTTCTACAACGGATGTTGAAGACGGCATATACAATATCGTAACGGAAGTAGTGGCGAACAATAATGCCAAAGTGGCATACGGTGCAGTGGACAATCTTGCAAGCGGCTTGACGACTTACGTGAACCGCCGCGGTGTTGCAGCAAGAGATGCCCGCATCGAATGGGCACTAGGGCTTATGAATGACGGAGACACTGTTTCTGAAAACGTAACGAACCTGATGGGTGACGGTTCTTTTGCTGACACAAAAACGGTTGTTGTCGGAAGAGGCAAACAGAAGCAAAACTTTACGACGAAGGTTGTTCACTTCGGTAAAAACTCTGAAGGTTACATCCTTAAGCATGGTGTCATGAAAGATGAAGCTTCTTCCATCTTTAACGGAATCGGCAAAATCGAACACGGTGCGTCAAAGTCGAATGCAGAGCAGGAATCACGCGTATTGATGCTGAGCGAAAAAGCACGAGGGGATGCAAACCCGATCCTTCTGATCGATGAAGATGATGTAACAGCAGGACACGCAGCATCAGTTGGCCGCGTTGATCCGCTTCAGCTTTACTACTTGATGAGCCGCGGTATTCCGCAAAAAGAGGCTGAACGCCTTGTTATTCACGGTTTCCTTGCTCCTGTGGTGAACCAATTGCCTATCGAAGGAGTCAAGAAACAGCTTGTCGAGGTAATCGAAAGGAAAGTAAACTAA
- a CDS encoding cysteine desulfurase, which produces MDVKEIRKHFPILDQEVNGHPLVYLDSAATSQKPIPVIEAINDYYRGYNSNVHRGVHTLGTRATDGYEGAREKVRTFINASSTQEVIFTRGTTTAINTVAASYGRANLNEGDEIVITHMEHHSNIIPWQQLAKETGAVLKYVPLQEDGTITLEDVKETVTAQTKIVSIMMVSNVLGTMNPIKEITQIAHDHGAVMVVDGAQAAPHMKIDVQDLDCDFFAFSGHKMVGPTGIGVLYGKKKHLNKMEPVEFGGEMIDFVGLQESTWKELPWKFEGGTPIIAGAIGLGAAIDFLEDIGLDNIEAYEHKLAAYALDKMNSVEGMTIYGPKDPGQRAGLVTFNIDDVHPHDVATVLDAEGIAVRAGHHCAQPLMKWLNVSATARASFYLYNTEEDIDKLVAGLVKTKEFFSDVF; this is translated from the coding sequence ATGGATGTTAAAGAGATTCGTAAGCATTTTCCGATTCTCGACCAGGAAGTCAACGGACATCCACTCGTTTATTTAGACAGCGCGGCGACTTCGCAAAAACCGATTCCCGTCATTGAAGCGATCAATGATTATTATCGCGGCTATAACTCGAACGTTCACCGCGGTGTACACACGCTGGGGACACGAGCGACGGATGGCTATGAAGGAGCCCGTGAAAAGGTTCGTACATTCATCAACGCTTCGTCTACACAAGAAGTCATCTTTACACGCGGCACGACAACCGCGATCAATACAGTGGCGGCAAGCTACGGGCGTGCAAATCTGAATGAAGGCGACGAGATCGTCATCACTCATATGGAGCACCACAGTAATATCATTCCTTGGCAGCAGCTTGCAAAGGAAACAGGTGCCGTATTGAAATATGTTCCTCTTCAAGAGGATGGAACGATCACCCTTGAAGATGTAAAAGAAACCGTTACAGCCCAAACGAAGATTGTTTCAATCATGATGGTATCGAACGTGCTTGGTACGATGAACCCGATCAAGGAAATCACGCAAATTGCACATGATCACGGTGCAGTGATGGTGGTGGACGGGGCGCAGGCTGCTCCCCATATGAAGATCGACGTTCAGGATCTTGACTGTGATTTCTTCGCTTTCTCGGGCCATAAAATGGTTGGGCCTACCGGAATCGGTGTTCTTTACGGTAAGAAAAAGCATCTGAACAAGATGGAACCGGTCGAGTTTGGCGGAGAGATGATTGATTTCGTCGGGCTCCAGGAATCCACTTGGAAAGAGCTTCCTTGGAAGTTCGAAGGCGGTACGCCGATCATTGCAGGCGCGATTGGACTCGGGGCAGCGATTGATTTTCTCGAAGATATCGGACTGGACAATATCGAGGCATATGAGCACAAGCTTGCGGCTTATGCACTGGATAAAATGAATAGTGTTGAAGGAATGACCATCTACGGTCCCAAAGATCCAGGCCAGCGTGCCGGACTTGTTACCTTCAACATTGATGATGTCCATCCTCATGATGTTGCGACTGTATTGGATGCAGAAGGAATCGCTGTCCGTGCCGGTCACCATTGTGCGCAGCCGCTGATGAAATGGCTGAATGTCTCGGCAACTGCACGTGCCAGCTTCTACCTGTATAATACAGAAGAAGATATTGATAAACTTGTTGCAGGCCTGGTGAAGACAAAGGAGTTTTTCAGCGATGTCTTTTAA
- the sufU gene encoding Fe-S cluster assembly sulfur transfer protein SufU: protein MSFNNLDQLYRQVIMDHYKNPRNKGSLEDGSFTIDMNNPTCGDRIHLTLKVEDGVVQDAKFDGEGCSISMASASMMTQIVKGKEIDEALKLSKIFSDMMQGNEYDEDVDLGDIEALQGVAKFPARIKCATLAWKAMEKGVKGEEQEE from the coding sequence ATGTCTTTTAATAACTTAGATCAGCTGTACAGACAAGTCATCATGGACCATTATAAAAACCCCCGCAATAAAGGGTCTTTAGAAGATGGCAGCTTTACGATCGATATGAATAATCCGACCTGCGGCGACCGCATCCACTTGACATTGAAAGTGGAGGATGGCGTCGTTCAGGATGCAAAGTTCGACGGCGAAGGGTGTTCAATCTCGATGGCATCTGCATCCATGATGACACAAATCGTAAAAGGTAAAGAAATCGATGAAGCACTTAAGCTTTCGAAGATTTTTTCTGATATGATGCAAGGTAACGAATATGATGAAGATGTGGATTTAGGAGATATTGAAGCACTTCAAGGAGTCGCTAAATTCCCTGCCCGCATTAAATGTGCGACACTGGCGTGGAAAGCGATGGAAAAAGGAGTAAAAGGAGAAGAGCAGGAGGAATAA